Within Streptomyces antibioticus, the genomic segment GCGCGGCCGTGTGGGCGCTGTCCCTGGCCCTGCTGGTGACCCTGCTGACGGCCCGTGCCCTGCACTGGCGCCATCACCGCGACCGGGCCCGCGCCCATCTGCTGGACCCGGCGACGGCGCCCTTCTACGGCTGTCTCGCGATGGCCCTGCTGGCCGTGGGCGGCGGCGCGCTCGCCGTCGGCCGGGACTGGATCGGCGTCCGGGCGGCGGTCCTGCTCGACGCCGTGCTGTTCACCGCCGGGACGGCCGTGGCGCTCACGGCCGCGGTCGCCGTGCCGTACCTGATGGCCGTACGGCATCGGGTGGCGGCCGCGGAGGCGACGCCCGTGTGGCTGCTGCCGCTCGTGGCGCCCATGGTGTCGGCGGCGCTCGGGCCGTCGCTGGTGCCGTATCTGCCGGCCGGGCAGGCCCGGCAGACGCTGCTGTTCGGCTGTGTCGCGCTGTTCGGGCTGAGCCTGTGCGCGACGCTGCTGATGCTGCCGCTGGTCTTCGGGCGGCTGCTGACGGGCGGGCCGCTGCCGACGGTGCTGGTCCCGACGCTCTTCCTGGTGCTGGGGCCGCTGGGGCAGTCCACCACCGCGGCCGGGAAGTTCGCCGAGGTCGCCCCGGGCGTGGTGCCCGGCCCGGACGGGCGGGGCTTCGCGGTGTTCGCCGTGCTGTACGGGGTGCCCGTGACGGGGTTCGCGCTGCTGTGGGCGGCGCTGGCGACCGCCCATGTGGTGCGGGCCCGGCGGCGGGGCATGGGGTTCGCGATGACCTGGTGGGCGTTCACGTTCCCGGTGGGCACCTGTGTGACCGGCGCGGCGGCGCTGGCCCGGCACACCGGCCTCGCGGCCTTCGACGTCCTGGCGGGCGTGCTGTACGCCGTCCTGGTGGGTGCCTGGCTGGTGGTCGGGGCGCACACCGTGCGCGGGCTGGTCAGCGGAGAGCTGCTCGCAGGGCCTCGCCCAGCACCCTCGGCGCCTCGGCCAGCGACGGTCCGTACCACGTCAGGTGCCGTCCGCTGACGAGCGCGTGGGGCAGCCCGGGGAACGCCTCGGGGCCGTCGTCCTCGGTGAAGCGGTAGGGCTCGTCGGGCAGCACCACGAGGCCGGGCCCGGCGGCCCGCAGCTCCTCCAGGGGAATCCTCGGATAGCGCTCCGGATGGCCGCGGTACAGATGGTCGACGCCGAGGCGGGCGAGCACGTCCCCGGCGAAGGTGTCACGGCCCAGCACCATCCACGGGCGGCGCCAGATCGGTACGACGGCCGTGGCCCGGGGCGTGAGGGGGTCCGGCCGCTCCCAGCGCTCCTGGGCCTCGTCCAGCCAGCGCGGCCGGGTGGCGGCACCGCAGGCCCTCAGCACCCGCTCCAGTTCCCGGAAGGCCGCGGGGACGTCCCGCACCTCGGTCACCAGCAC encodes:
- a CDS encoding TDT family transporter, whose amino-acid sequence is MVTAAHPLPAHLGPHPGPRAAAVRHLGPNWYATVMGTAIVATAGAALPFPVPGLRPLCAAVWALSLALLVTLLTARALHWRHHRDRARAHLLDPATAPFYGCLAMALLAVGGGALAVGRDWIGVRAAVLLDAVLFTAGTAVALTAAVAVPYLMAVRHRVAAAEATPVWLLPLVAPMVSAALGPSLVPYLPAGQARQTLLFGCVALFGLSLCATLLMLPLVFGRLLTGGPLPTVLVPTLFLVLGPLGQSTTAAGKFAEVAPGVVPGPDGRGFAVFAVLYGVPVTGFALLWAALATAHVVRARRRGMGFAMTWWAFTFPVGTCVTGAAALARHTGLAAFDVLAGVLYAVLVGAWLVVGAHTVRGLVSGELLAGPRPAPSAPRPATVRTTSGAVR
- a CDS encoding helical backbone metal receptor encodes the protein MRVVSLVPSLTEAVAVSVPGVLAGATDWCGRPAGLDVTRIGGTKNPDLERITALRPDLVIANEEENRAPDLDALRATGTEVLVTEVRDVPAAFRELERVLRACGAATRPRWLDEAQERWERPDPLTPRATAVVPIWRRPWMVLGRDTFAGDVLARLGVDHLYRGHPERYPRIPLEELRAAGPGLVVLPDEPYRFTEDDGPEAFPGLPHALVSGRHLTWYGPSLAEAPRVLGEALRAALR